Proteins encoded by one window of Paraburkholderia terrae:
- a CDS encoding MFS transporter codes for MLNSSISDRAGTVRQKTPLNRSQIAGFWGAWAGWTLDGMDSFIYALVLTPALTELLPRSGYAATPANVGLAGSILFALFLVGWGLSFIWGPLADRFGRTKVLAGTIFTFAIFTGLSATAHNVWELGIYRFIAGVGIGGEWALAGTYVAEAWPEDRRKMGAGYLQTGYYAGFFLAAALNYTIGVHFGWRAMFLTGAVPVVVAIMILTRVKESDKWQRAESRDVVRVSPMREIFGPTYRRRTWVMCALLTIAIIGLWAGAVYEPSAVIQLATRAGMARPEALKMASIATGLLSIGTILGCLALPPLAERFGRKKTLAVYFAGMAMAIIGSFGWAFYLPNGLAPFIAWLFVLGFFGGNFALFSLWLPELFETRVRATAFAFCTSFGRFVGAGVNFLLGAAVLSMHTLGVPVALTALAFIVGLLVIPFAKETKGEVLPQ; via the coding sequence ATGTTGAATTCTTCGATATCGGACCGTGCGGGAACCGTGCGGCAGAAGACGCCGCTCAACCGGTCGCAGATCGCCGGCTTTTGGGGCGCGTGGGCGGGCTGGACGCTGGATGGGATGGACTCGTTCATTTATGCGCTGGTGCTGACGCCGGCGCTGACTGAATTGCTGCCGCGCTCGGGCTATGCGGCGACGCCCGCGAACGTCGGACTTGCCGGTTCGATCCTGTTTGCGCTCTTCCTGGTGGGTTGGGGGCTGTCGTTCATCTGGGGCCCGCTCGCGGACCGTTTCGGCCGCACGAAGGTGTTGGCGGGCACGATTTTCACGTTTGCGATCTTTACTGGCCTGTCGGCGACGGCGCATAACGTGTGGGAGTTGGGCATCTATCGCTTCATTGCTGGCGTGGGCATTGGCGGCGAATGGGCGCTGGCGGGGACCTATGTCGCCGAGGCGTGGCCCGAGGATCGCCGCAAGATGGGCGCGGGCTATCTGCAGACGGGCTACTACGCGGGTTTTTTCCTGGCTGCCGCGCTGAACTACACGATTGGCGTGCATTTCGGCTGGCGCGCGATGTTCCTGACGGGGGCGGTGCCCGTGGTCGTCGCGATCATGATTCTCACGCGGGTGAAGGAGTCGGACAAATGGCAACGGGCCGAATCGCGCGACGTGGTGCGCGTGAGCCCGATGCGCGAGATTTTTGGGCCGACGTATCGGCGGCGTACCTGGGTCATGTGTGCGCTGTTGACGATCGCGATTATTGGATTGTGGGCGGGGGCGGTGTATGAGCCTTCGGCGGTCATTCAACTCGCGACGCGGGCCGGCATGGCAAGGCCTGAAGCATTGAAGATGGCTTCGATCGCGACGGGGTTGCTGTCGATCGGGACGATTCTTGGGTGTCTTGCGTTGCCGCCGCTGGCCGAGCGGTTTGGGCGCAAGAAAACGCTTGCTGTGTATTTTGCCGGGATGGCGATGGCGATTATTGGCAGCTTTGGCTGGGCCTTTTATCTGCCTAACGGGTTGGCGCCGTTTATTGCCTGGCTGTTTGTGCTTGGGTTCTTTGGTGGGAATTTCGCGCTGTTTAGCCTGTGGCTGCCTGAATTGTTCGAAACGCGTGTTCGCGCGACGGCTTTTGCTTTTTGTACTTCGTTTGGGCGGTTTGTTGGGGCGGGGGTGAATTTTCTGCTTGGGGCGGCTGTGCTCAGTATGCATACGCTTGGCGTGCCTGTTGCGCTGACGGCGCTTGCGTTTATTGTCGGGTTGCTTGTGATTCCGTTTGCTAAGGAGACTAAAGGGGAAGTTTTGCCGCAGTGA
- the mdcA gene encoding malonate decarboxylase subunit alpha, which translates to MNQRIESAKLGLAQSTEAPAGSSAARSWTTKRDEKRRRLAAIEPWLEDGILPAHRIVDALETLIRPGDRVALEGDNQKQADFLSRSFAKVDPQKVHDVHLLISSISRPEHLTLFERNIAHKVDFAFAGPQSLRVAQLLEDGQLEIGAIYTYVELYARMFVDLTPNVALLCAEKADRHGNLYTGPNTEDTPTIAEAAAFRHGIVIVQVNEIVDELPRVDIPASWVDVVVEADRPFAVEPLFTRDPRHIGDLQVLTAMMVIKGIYEPYGVTSLNHGIGFDTAAIELLLPTYGESLGLKGKICRNWTLNPHPTLIPAIESGWVESVHCFGSEVGMEGYVEARPDVFFTGSDGTLRSNRVLCQLAGQYGVDLFIGSTLQIDGDANSSTVTRGRLAGFGGAPNMGHDPRGRRHSSEAWLKLLKDEGPVSRGKKLVVQLAETYKKGGEPTFVDELDAVAVGAKSGMPIAPVMIYGDDVSHVVTEEGIAHLHKAEGVEERRAAVAAVAGVTPIGLRAKPEKTAELRRRGIVAYPEDLGIRRGEAKRSLLAARSIDDLVTWSGGLYTPPARFRSW; encoded by the coding sequence ATGAATCAGCGAATCGAATCAGCCAAGCTCGGATTGGCACAGTCAACGGAAGCGCCCGCAGGGTCATCTGCCGCGCGTTCCTGGACCACCAAACGCGACGAGAAGCGACGCAGGCTCGCCGCGATCGAGCCCTGGCTCGAAGACGGCATCCTGCCCGCGCATCGCATCGTCGATGCGCTCGAAACGCTGATCCGCCCCGGCGATCGCGTAGCGCTCGAAGGCGACAACCAGAAGCAGGCCGACTTTCTGTCGCGCTCGTTCGCGAAGGTCGATCCGCAGAAGGTGCATGACGTGCATCTGCTGATTTCGAGCATCAGCCGCCCCGAGCATCTGACGCTCTTTGAAAGGAACATCGCGCACAAGGTCGATTTTGCGTTCGCGGGTCCGCAGAGCCTGCGCGTCGCGCAACTGCTCGAAGACGGCCAGCTCGAAATCGGCGCGATCTATACGTATGTCGAACTGTACGCACGCATGTTCGTCGACCTCACGCCGAACGTCGCGCTGCTGTGCGCGGAAAAAGCCGACCGGCACGGCAATCTCTACACCGGCCCGAACACGGAAGACACGCCGACCATCGCCGAAGCCGCCGCGTTCCGCCATGGCATCGTGATCGTGCAGGTCAACGAGATCGTCGATGAACTGCCGCGCGTCGATATTCCCGCTTCGTGGGTCGACGTGGTCGTCGAGGCCGACCGCCCGTTCGCCGTCGAGCCGCTGTTTACACGCGATCCACGCCATATCGGCGATTTGCAGGTGCTCACCGCGATGATGGTCATCAAGGGCATCTACGAGCCGTACGGCGTGACGTCGCTGAATCACGGCATCGGTTTCGACACGGCCGCCATCGAGCTGCTGTTGCCGACTTACGGCGAGTCGCTCGGACTGAAGGGCAAGATCTGCCGCAACTGGACGCTCAATCCGCATCCCACGTTGATTCCCGCCATCGAATCGGGTTGGGTCGAAAGCGTGCATTGCTTCGGCAGCGAAGTCGGCATGGAGGGGTATGTCGAAGCGCGCCCCGACGTGTTCTTCACGGGCAGCGACGGCACGCTGCGCTCGAACCGCGTGCTGTGCCAGCTAGCCGGGCAATACGGTGTCGATCTGTTTATCGGCTCGACGCTGCAGATAGACGGCGACGCGAATTCGTCGACGGTCACGCGCGGGCGTCTGGCGGGCTTCGGCGGCGCGCCGAACATGGGTCACGATCCGCGCGGCCGCCGTCATTCAAGCGAAGCGTGGCTCAAGCTGCTGAAAGACGAAGGCCCCGTGTCGCGCGGCAAGAAACTCGTCGTGCAACTGGCTGAAACGTACAAGAAAGGCGGCGAGCCGACGTTCGTCGATGAACTCGATGCCGTCGCTGTCGGCGCGAAAAGCGGCATGCCCATCGCACCCGTGATGATCTACGGCGACGACGTCAGCCATGTCGTGACGGAAGAAGGCATCGCGCATCTGCACAAGGCCGAAGGCGTCGAAGAGCGGCGCGCGGCGGTCGCGGCGGTCGCCGGCGTGACGCCGATCGGCTTGCGCGCGAAGCCCGAAAAGACGGCCGAACTGCGCCGCCGGGGCATCGTCGCGTATCCAGAAGATCTCGGCATCCGGCGCGGCGAAGCGAAGCGTTCACTGCTCGCGGCGCGCAGCATCGACGATCTCGTCACCTGGTCGGGCGGGCTGTACACACCGCCGGCACGTTTCCGCAGCTGGTGA
- a CDS encoding malonate decarboxylase subunit delta, protein MEQMTFDYPAQRAITTRSHVGVVGSGDLEVLLSPAGAMQATVTVRTSVDGYGHIWKSVLDRFFTRYDGAAQIEINDFGATPGVVALRLAEAIEAADEGASS, encoded by the coding sequence ATGGAACAGATGACTTTCGATTATCCGGCGCAACGCGCGATCACCACGCGCTCGCATGTGGGCGTGGTCGGTTCGGGCGATCTCGAAGTGCTGCTGTCGCCCGCCGGCGCGATGCAGGCGACCGTGACCGTGCGCACCAGCGTCGACGGCTACGGGCACATCTGGAAGAGCGTGCTCGACCGGTTCTTCACGCGCTATGACGGCGCGGCGCAGATCGAGATCAACGACTTCGGCGCGACGCCGGGCGTGGTCGCGCTGCGTCTCGCGGAGGCCATCGAAGCGGCCGACGAAGGAGCAAGCTCATGA
- a CDS encoding triphosphoribosyl-dephospho-CoA synthase — MALQYAIPLDAGMPQRANARCLPRVDAAPCDATLARFAVESLIEEAQLTPKPALVDGRGSGAHRDLDLPLMLRSARSLEPSFAALARASRGRLPSATLRAELAQIGRAGEHDMMHATNGSNAHRGAIWIVGLLVAGAAIIADDDDNVLRELLPYERTHSHAARVCELGAQIACFPDRFAAPVDSHGERVRQRFNVGGARQEAQDGFPHVIGVGLPALRAARAKGIGENAARVDTLLAIMAALDDTCLLHRAGLAGLHAGQRGARAVLAAGGVATAAGRVAFDALETELLSLNASPGGAADLLAATLFIDKLARHAPAGAEN, encoded by the coding sequence ATGGCCTTGCAATACGCTATCCCGCTCGACGCGGGCATGCCTCAGCGTGCCAACGCCCGCTGTCTGCCTCGCGTCGATGCCGCGCCGTGCGATGCCACGCTCGCACGATTCGCGGTCGAGTCGCTGATCGAAGAAGCGCAACTGACGCCGAAACCCGCGCTCGTCGATGGGCGCGGCAGCGGTGCGCATCGCGATCTGGACTTGCCGCTTATGCTGCGCTCCGCACGCTCCCTCGAACCGAGTTTCGCGGCGCTGGCGCGCGCATCGCGTGGCCGCCTGCCTTCGGCGACGCTGCGCGCGGAGCTTGCGCAGATCGGACGCGCTGGCGAACACGACATGATGCACGCGACGAACGGCAGCAATGCGCATCGCGGCGCGATCTGGATTGTCGGCCTGCTGGTCGCGGGCGCGGCCATCATTGCCGACGATGACGACAACGTTTTGCGCGAACTGCTGCCGTATGAACGCACGCACTCGCACGCCGCGCGCGTCTGCGAACTCGGCGCGCAGATCGCCTGCTTTCCCGACCGCTTCGCCGCACCCGTCGACAGTCACGGCGAGCGCGTGCGTCAACGGTTTAATGTCGGCGGCGCGCGTCAGGAAGCGCAGGACGGTTTCCCGCACGTGATCGGCGTCGGTCTGCCCGCGTTGCGCGCGGCACGCGCGAAAGGCATCGGCGAAAACGCTGCGCGTGTCGACACGCTGCTCGCGATCATGGCCGCGCTCGACGATACCTGCCTCCTGCATCGCGCCGGTCTCGCCGGTCTGCATGCAGGGCAACGCGGCGCGCGCGCCGTGCTCGCGGCGGGCGGCGTCGCGACGGCGGCGGGACGCGTCGCGTTCGACGCGCTCGAAACCGAATTGCTTTCGCTCAACGCTTCTCCTGGCGGCGCAGCCGATCTGCTCGCCGCCACCCTCTTCATCGACAAGCTGGCGCGTCACGCTCCAGCGGGAGCTGAAAACTGA
- a CDS encoding GntR family transcriptional regulator, whose amino-acid sequence MNNATGGFPLDSAPRVPLLPTAHEPRPSTSRVIAEALRTAIVEGSLEPGAPLRQDAIARHFSVSAIPVREALRQLESEGWVKVELNKGASVARLSPAEAREIYEIRSALESLAITLAIPNHTPESLREAVALCKAAESEPDPTLYVARNEAFHTALYAPANRPQLAEMIAALHRRGERYLRLKFGLPAYKGESDAEHLDILAAVERKDIAAAQSLISAHLLGTGELVYRFLTERAQAEAAAATPRRKRGRPARTPTTIGS is encoded by the coding sequence ATGAACAACGCAACCGGTGGTTTTCCCCTGGACAGCGCCCCGCGCGTCCCCTTGCTGCCCACGGCGCATGAGCCGCGGCCCAGCACTTCGCGTGTGATCGCGGAGGCGCTGCGCACGGCAATCGTCGAAGGCTCACTCGAGCCCGGCGCGCCGCTGCGGCAGGACGCGATCGCGCGGCACTTCTCGGTCAGCGCAATTCCCGTGCGCGAAGCACTGCGCCAGCTGGAAAGTGAAGGCTGGGTGAAAGTCGAGCTGAACAAGGGCGCGAGCGTCGCGCGGCTCTCGCCTGCTGAGGCGCGCGAGATCTACGAGATCCGCTCGGCGCTCGAAAGCCTTGCGATCACGCTGGCGATTCCGAATCACACTCCCGAGTCGCTGCGCGAAGCGGTGGCGCTTTGCAAAGCCGCCGAGAGCGAACCGGACCCTACCCTTTACGTGGCCCGCAATGAAGCGTTCCACACCGCCTTGTACGCGCCCGCCAACCGCCCTCAGCTCGCAGAGATGATCGCGGCGCTACACCGGCGCGGCGAGCGCTATCTGAGACTGAAATTTGGTTTGCCCGCTTACAAGGGCGAATCCGATGCCGAACACCTGGACATCCTTGCCGCCGTCGAACGCAAGGACATCGCCGCCGCCCAGTCGCTCATCTCCGCTCACCTGCTGGGCACGGGCGAACTGGTCTATCGTTTCTTGACGGAACGCGCGCAGGCGGAAGCCGCCGCGGCCACCCCGCGCCGAAAGCGCGGACGGCCCGCGCGCACTCCAACCACTATCGGGAGTTGA